The Desmonostoc muscorum LEGE 12446 genome includes a region encoding these proteins:
- a CDS encoding sensor histidine kinase, whose product MSGITSHRGDRTSGMKLRKLFSSWQQLFGEARTRILFWYLLILGITFLIAIPAFRYHLYQRIDERVRQDMLEDMAAFNALIKGETFAPDDDLSEDDPEDIAIGPEQLKWLLDGKKQIAPPASKEDLIKLFRAYLLYRLPEDDSYFITFVDGKFYKSSPRARPKPLAKESPLMQRWAKQTKPEQGEKEFSDPDVSKILYMVEPIKINGQIHGVFVVAHNTTGQRAETLEAVSVIIEVSSLVFVVSLILAWFAAGGVLAPLRTITSTAHAISESDLTQRLPVQGKGELAELATTFNEMMDRLESAFATQREFVNDAGHEIRTPITIIRGHLELMGDDPQEQQETLTLVMGELDRMSRLVDDMILLAKAERLDFLQLATVNVAELTQELFVKAQALGERDWQIDAVARGQIIVDRQRITEAIMNLAQNATQHTLKSDTISIGSAIAKGKVRFWVRDTGEGIPLVDHKRIFERFARISKSRRRSEGAGLGLSIVRAIAEAHGGQVLLRSQLGKGSMFTIVLPLDPPKI is encoded by the coding sequence ATGAGCGGCATCACCAGCCATCGCGGCGATCGCACATCTGGAATGAAACTAAGGAAGCTGTTTTCCAGTTGGCAGCAATTATTTGGAGAAGCACGTACCCGAATTTTGTTCTGGTATTTGCTGATTTTGGGGATAACATTTCTCATCGCAATTCCGGCTTTTCGCTATCATCTCTACCAGCGCATTGATGAACGCGTTCGTCAAGACATGTTGGAAGATATGGCGGCTTTTAATGCGTTGATTAAAGGTGAAACCTTTGCTCCAGATGATGATCTGAGTGAGGATGACCCAGAAGACATAGCGATCGGGCCAGAACAATTAAAATGGTTGCTCGACGGCAAAAAACAAATCGCTCCTCCAGCTTCCAAAGAAGATTTAATTAAGCTTTTCAGAGCTTATTTGTTATATCGACTACCAGAGGATGACTCTTACTTCATCACCTTTGTTGATGGTAAATTTTATAAATCTAGCCCGAGAGCGCGTCCTAAACCCCTTGCCAAGGAATCACCACTGATGCAGCGGTGGGCAAAACAAACCAAACCAGAGCAGGGAGAAAAAGAATTTTCTGACCCGGATGTTAGTAAGATTCTTTACATGGTGGAACCCATTAAAATTAATGGACAAATCCACGGTGTTTTTGTGGTTGCCCATAATACAACTGGTCAGCGGGCAGAGACTTTAGAAGCAGTTTCCGTAATTATTGAAGTTTCCAGCTTAGTGTTTGTGGTGTCGTTAATTCTAGCTTGGTTTGCGGCGGGAGGGGTGCTAGCTCCTCTACGAACAATTACTAGTACTGCCCATGCAATTAGTGAGTCAGATTTAACCCAGCGTTTACCTGTACAAGGCAAGGGAGAACTGGCAGAACTAGCAACAACGTTCAACGAAATGATGGACAGACTAGAGTCAGCTTTTGCCACTCAGCGGGAATTTGTCAACGATGCTGGGCATGAAATTCGGACTCCCATTACCATCATCCGCGGGCATCTGGAACTGATGGGAGATGACCCCCAAGAGCAACAAGAAACCTTGACACTAGTGATGGGAGAACTAGACCGGATGAGCCGTCTAGTGGATGATATGATTTTGTTGGCAAAGGCAGAACGCTTAGATTTTTTGCAGTTGGCAACGGTGAATGTGGCAGAGTTGACCCAAGAGTTATTTGTCAAAGCTCAGGCTTTAGGAGAGCGGGACTGGCAAATAGATGCCGTGGCCAGAGGTCAGATTATAGTTGATCGCCAAAGAATTACTGAGGCGATCATGAATTTGGCGCAGAATGCGACTCAGCACACTCTCAAGAGTGATACTATTTCCATAGGTTCTGCGATCGCCAAAGGAAAAGTACGTTTCTGGGTACGCGATACAGGCGAAGGCATTCCCCTTGTAGATCACAAACGAATTTTTGAACGTTTTGCTCGGATTTCTAAAAGTCGTCGTCGTTCTGAGGGCGCGGGATTGGGGCTGTCAATTGTGCGAGCGATCGCCGAAGCACATGGCGGACAAGTATTGCTTCGGAGTCAGCTAGGAAAAGGTTCGATGTTTACCATCGTTTTACCCCTCGATCCTCCGAAAATATGA
- a CDS encoding response regulator transcription factor, producing the protein MPHILIAEDEPRIASFIEKGLRSQGFTTTTVADGLYVVDVVHSGAFDLLILDLGLPGKDGFQVLEELRGQGEDLPVIILSARSDIHDKVAGLEGGADDYVTKPFRFEELLARVKLRLRTARPARDAQEFILTAGNVVLDLRTRQVKVGDRFVELPAREFTMAEMFCRHPGQVISREQLLDYVWGYDYNPGSNIVDVYVGYLRKKLGSDIIETVRGMGYRLRI; encoded by the coding sequence ATGCCTCACATTCTCATCGCTGAAGATGAACCCCGGATTGCTTCATTTATTGAAAAAGGATTGCGATCGCAAGGATTTACAACCACAACAGTTGCCGATGGACTGTATGTGGTGGATGTTGTACACAGTGGGGCTTTTGATTTACTAATTTTGGATCTGGGATTGCCAGGAAAAGATGGATTTCAGGTATTAGAAGAACTGCGCGGACAGGGAGAAGATTTGCCTGTAATTATTCTCTCGGCTCGGAGTGACATTCATGATAAAGTCGCAGGGCTAGAAGGAGGCGCAGATGATTATGTCACCAAACCTTTCCGATTTGAAGAACTTCTGGCACGGGTAAAGTTGCGTTTGCGAACTGCTAGACCTGCCAGAGATGCCCAAGAGTTTATCCTCACAGCGGGTAATGTGGTACTTGATTTGCGGACTCGACAAGTGAAAGTAGGCGATCGCTTTGTAGAATTACCTGCTCGTGAATTTACAATGGCAGAAATGTTTTGCCGTCATCCCGGACAAGTTATTAGTCGAGAACAACTGCTAGATTACGTTTGGGGCTACGACTATAATCCAGGTTCTAATATTGTCGATGTCTATGTTGGTTACCTCCGCAAGAAACTAGGCAGCGATATCATTGAAACAGTTAGAGGGATGGGTTATCGCTTGCGGATATAA
- a CDS encoding HAMP domain-containing protein, translating to MKQHKNFDKLACGWSSSHVQPSNNSGYWFSHLKVGQKIGVGYALLVSIAVLGTTMGFLIADHYKQKAHKREEAAFEELYQASQLKTSVFYVRTTQHQLILYMDRPKLWKKNYTQLLEYVAQARQLWSELTADYSIQKPTKYDAINEQKAFYLLLQNYKGFSAYLQRTEAFFQDNNPNQLSSDEIKIAQAQLFNFMHGSPVFLMDDFLDDITNLVEVTGKEYDQAKQQLQTAEKLRLYIIIGSLSLSIAIATLLAIYTSRAIARPIQAVTHIAQQVTEESNFDLQAPITTNDEVGILANSLNRLIQEVQQLIKAQKDANEQLEVYSQVLEKKVRERTQELNEKNQRLELALQELRSTQAYLVENQHKIEAQENNDL from the coding sequence ATGAAACAGCACAAGAACTTCGATAAACTGGCTTGTGGGTGGTCAAGTAGTCACGTCCAACCATCAAACAACTCTGGGTATTGGTTCAGTCATCTGAAAGTTGGTCAAAAAATAGGTGTTGGATATGCACTGCTTGTAAGCATCGCCGTGCTGGGAACTACTATGGGTTTTTTGATTGCAGATCATTACAAGCAGAAGGCGCACAAACGAGAGGAAGCAGCGTTTGAAGAATTATATCAGGCATCTCAATTGAAAACGAGTGTGTTTTATGTACGCACCACTCAACATCAATTGATTCTCTACATGGATAGACCAAAACTATGGAAAAAAAATTATACTCAATTATTGGAGTATGTTGCCCAAGCCCGACAACTTTGGTCTGAATTAACAGCGGATTATAGCATTCAGAAGCCTACTAAATATGATGCTATAAATGAGCAAAAAGCATTCTACCTTTTGTTGCAGAACTATAAAGGTTTTAGTGCTTATTTACAGCGAACCGAAGCTTTTTTTCAGGATAATAATCCCAATCAATTATCATCAGATGAAATTAAGATAGCCCAAGCTCAACTGTTCAATTTCATGCATGGTTCTCCAGTTTTTTTGATGGATGACTTTCTCGATGACATCACAAACCTTGTGGAAGTTACAGGCAAAGAGTATGACCAAGCAAAACAGCAACTACAAACAGCGGAAAAATTACGCTTATATATTATCATCGGTAGCCTGTCACTATCAATTGCGATCGCCACATTACTAGCAATTTACACCAGTCGCGCCATTGCCCGTCCTATTCAAGCAGTTACCCATATTGCCCAACAGGTTACCGAAGAATCTAACTTCGATTTACAAGCACCCATCACAACTAATGATGAAGTTGGTATTTTAGCAAATTCCCTCAATCGTCTGATCCAGGAAGTTCAGCAACTCATTAAAGCCCAAAAGGATGCTAACGAACAGCTAGAAGTATACAGCCAGGTGCTAGAAAAGAAAGTGCGGGAACGAACGCAGGAGTTAAATGAGAAAAATCAACGCTTAGAATTGGCCTTACAAGAATTACGTTCCACCCAAGCATATCTCGTGGAAAATCAGCACAAAATAGAGGCGCAGGAGAATAATGATTTATGA
- a CDS encoding glycosyltransferase family protein — MRLMVYSHDGFGLGNIRRMLGICTHLLDSIEKLSILVVSGSPVLHSFRLPKRLDYIKLPCLNRGTSGEISVKYLGIEIDETVKLRSDLILSAIANFKPDIFLVDKKPYGIRNELKPAVEYLKAKLPETPLILILRDILDRPDAIIQEWQKYGYYEAIEKFYDRVLVVGTPEIFDIRHEYQLPSMVAQKVQFCGYIRQQLGRKSPNLIRSELQLGKEEQLILVTPGGGEDGYSLIDTYLSSLALLPRCYKLRSLIICGPEMPLEHQAALKQKAAAYPQVQISEFSDDLMSYIAAADALVAMGGYNTTCEILSAGKPAVIVPRIKPSQEQCIRAEHLARLGVLAAIHPNDLTPDILLRSLLQKLHTPQISIPEINLNALPQITEYISALLAAKKQLDSMLLSTNGTIT, encoded by the coding sequence ATGAGACTGATGGTATATTCCCACGATGGCTTCGGTCTCGGTAATATTCGCAGAATGCTGGGAATCTGCACTCACTTGCTAGATTCAATTGAAAAACTTTCAATTTTAGTAGTTTCTGGTTCGCCGGTGCTGCACAGTTTTCGTTTGCCGAAAAGACTGGATTATATTAAGTTACCATGCTTAAATCGGGGAACATCGGGTGAAATATCTGTCAAGTATCTGGGGATAGAAATTGATGAAACAGTGAAATTGCGCTCTGATTTAATTTTATCAGCGATCGCTAATTTTAAACCCGATATATTTCTAGTAGATAAAAAGCCCTATGGTATTCGCAATGAATTAAAACCGGCCGTTGAATATCTCAAAGCCAAATTACCAGAAACTCCGCTAATTTTAATACTACGGGACATTTTAGATCGTCCAGATGCGATCATTCAAGAATGGCAAAAGTACGGTTACTACGAAGCGATTGAGAAATTTTACGACCGCGTGCTTGTTGTTGGGACTCCGGAAATTTTTGACATCCGCCATGAATATCAACTACCGTCAATGGTTGCCCAAAAGGTACAATTTTGTGGCTACATCCGTCAACAACTAGGGCGTAAAAGTCCAAATCTTATTCGCAGTGAGTTACAACTGGGCAAAGAAGAACAACTCATTTTAGTTACGCCTGGTGGTGGCGAAGATGGTTACAGTTTAATTGACACCTATCTATCGAGTTTGGCATTATTGCCTAGATGTTATAAACTGCGAAGTCTAATTATATGTGGTCCCGAAATGCCACTAGAACATCAAGCAGCACTAAAACAGAAAGCAGCTGCATATCCCCAGGTACAGATAAGCGAGTTTAGCGATGATTTGATGAGTTACATCGCCGCCGCAGATGCACTAGTAGCAATGGGTGGTTACAACACAACTTGTGAAATTCTTTCAGCGGGTAAGCCAGCAGTTATAGTACCCAGAATTAAGCCATCGCAAGAACAGTGCATTCGGGCAGAACACTTAGCAAGACTGGGTGTTTTGGCGGCTATTCATCCAAACGATCTGACTCCAGATATATTACTGCGATCGCTGTTACAAAAACTGCATACTCCGCAGATTTCCATTCCAGAAATTAATCTCAATGCTTTGCCCCAAATTACTGAATACATTTCTGCCTTACTTGCTGCAAAAAAACAGCTTGATTCTATGTTGCTATCAACCAACGGAACAATTACTTAG
- a CDS encoding glycosyltransferase family protein codes for MKRLMFYCQHILGMGHLVRSREIVRGLTKDFQICFINGGEIIQGFEIPAGVEVINLPAIKTDAEFRELQVVNDAFSLNEVKEIRKNKLLEIFNEFQPDILMMELFPFGRKRFSFELIPLLELAKSNNNSTKIVSSLRDIVVTKQEKQAKHEEKVCNLINKYFDMLLVHSDPNFVPLEETFSRVHDLKCELHYTGYVVQEPPNNPAFTDEDREIIKSDKPLILVSVGGGRFGHELLDCVVRTAPLLENRLPHNIQVFTGPFIPDSKFKELQAIARDSKNIHIRRYTPYLLNYMKKAELSINMSGYNTTMNILTTGVRAMILPFTGNEDREQTMRAEKLSELGIIKLISPHELQPDYLAIKIINYLKEKPNKISVDFAGVETTANLLKKNSEVRIQNSESIRGGYRAGSKLQNRH; via the coding sequence ATGAAACGTCTTATGTTCTACTGCCAACATATTTTAGGTATGGGGCATCTGGTTCGCAGCAGGGAAATTGTGCGCGGTTTAACCAAAGACTTTCAAATTTGTTTTATTAATGGCGGTGAAATCATCCAAGGATTTGAAATTCCTGCTGGTGTGGAAGTCATCAACCTGCCTGCAATTAAAACTGATGCTGAATTTAGAGAACTGCAAGTAGTAAATGATGCATTTAGCCTTAACGAAGTCAAAGAAATCAGAAAAAATAAACTTTTGGAAATCTTTAACGAATTCCAGCCTGATATTTTAATGATGGAATTATTTCCTTTTGGCAGAAAACGCTTTTCCTTTGAATTAATTCCCTTACTAGAATTGGCGAAGTCAAATAATAATTCCACAAAAATCGTTTCTAGTCTGCGAGATATTGTAGTTACTAAACAAGAGAAACAGGCAAAGCACGAAGAGAAAGTCTGTAACTTAATCAACAAATATTTTGATATGTTGTTGGTTCATAGCGACCCTAATTTTGTCCCACTAGAAGAAACCTTTTCTAGAGTCCATGACCTCAAATGTGAACTGCATTACACCGGATATGTAGTACAAGAACCACCAAATAATCCTGCTTTCACTGATGAAGACCGAGAAATTATTAAATCGGACAAACCTCTGATTTTAGTCAGCGTAGGAGGTGGGCGATTTGGTCATGAATTGCTTGATTGTGTAGTGAGAACAGCACCTTTGTTAGAGAACAGATTACCACACAATATCCAGGTTTTCACCGGGCCATTCATCCCAGATTCAAAATTTAAAGAACTGCAAGCAATCGCACGAGATAGCAAAAATATCCACATTCGACGCTATACTCCTTACTTGCTAAATTATATGAAAAAAGCAGAACTCTCGATAAATATGTCTGGCTATAACACCACAATGAATATTTTAACTACAGGTGTACGAGCCATGATTCTTCCCTTTACGGGTAACGAAGATCGAGAACAAACCATGAGAGCCGAAAAACTAAGTGAGTTAGGCATCATCAAACTTATCAGTCCTCATGAATTGCAACCCGATTACTTGGCTATAAAAATTATCAATTACCTCAAGGAGAAACCTAATAAAATTAGCGTTGATTTCGCCGGAGTTGAAACAACTGCAAACCTGTTGAAGAAGAATTCAGAAGTCAGAATTCAGAATTCAGAATCGATTCGTGGCGGATACCGTGCGGGAAGCAAGCTACAGAACCGCCACTAA